A single genomic interval of Deltaproteobacteria bacterium harbors:
- a CDS encoding cytochrome C, whose protein sequence is MSKGMICSVVVLSASICLSGIAMAKAAEEACITCHEKIGPGQVADWRVSKHAGADVTCSVCHGEAHTSAADASKAVLPDEHKCGECHEQQFTQFSKGKHNHGWTSLNAIPATHLAPDELIEGGRGCGGCHNMGIKTEAQKKELRDKGYRFQNNSCDECHTRHSFSKKEALDPRACQQCHMGYDHPQWEMWSSAKHGTRWFAKDSGNLPEGAQAPKCQDCHMKDGNHENRTAWGFLGVRLPLPEDKQWAADRVTILKALGVLNPETGATTPVFEAAKAVDMVRLTQEAWQTERDKMIKTCAKCHAESYARTQLEMGDAMMQKADRLMAEAIETVAALYKDGIIQKPADYPFNYPFLLTFMHTGGSEGNKDPNRLSYIDQVLCQMYMKHRMRTYQAFFHVNPDYAYWYGWEEMTKDLGEIKELARAMRATHEKPTKK, encoded by the coding sequence ATGAGCAAGGGTATGATCTGTTCTGTTGTCGTTTTATCCGCGTCCATCTGCCTTTCCGGCATTGCCATGGCGAAGGCCGCGGAAGAGGCCTGCATCACGTGTCACGAGAAGATCGGCCCCGGCCAGGTGGCCGACTGGAGGGTGAGCAAGCACGCCGGCGCCGATGTCACTTGCTCTGTCTGTCATGGTGAGGCGCACACGAGCGCCGCAGACGCGTCAAAGGCGGTCCTTCCGGATGAACATAAGTGCGGCGAGTGCCACGAGCAGCAGTTCACCCAGTTCTCCAAGGGAAAGCACAACCACGGCTGGACGTCCCTTAACGCCATCCCTGCCACCCATCTCGCGCCTGATGAACTCATAGAGGGCGGACGGGGCTGCGGCGGATGCCACAACATGGGCATAAAGACAGAGGCCCAGAAGAAGGAACTGCGCGACAAGGGGTACCGCTTTCAGAACAATTCCTGCGACGAATGTCACACCCGGCACAGCTTTTCCAAAAAGGAGGCCCTGGACCCGAGGGCGTGTCAGCAGTGCCATATGGGCTACGATCATCCCCAGTGGGAGATGTGGTCAAGCGCAAAGCATGGTACCCGCTGGTTCGCCAAGGACTCGGGCAATCTTCCCGAAGGTGCCCAGGCCCCCAAGTGTCAGGACTGCCACATGAAGGACGGGAATCACGAGAACCGGACCGCCTGGGGCTTCCTTGGCGTGAGGCTTCCGCTTCCTGAGGACAAGCAGTGGGCAGCAGACCGGGTGACGATCCTGAAGGCCCTCGGGGTCCTGAACCCGGAGACGGGCGCAACCACCCCGGTTTTCGAGGCAGCGAAGGCCGTTGACATGGTCCGGCTTACCCAGGAGGCCTGGCAGACAGAGCGGGACAAGATGATCAAGACCTGCGCCAAGTGCCACGCGGAGAGCTACGCAAGGACACAGCTCGAGATGGGTGACGCCATGATGCAGAAGGCCGACAGGCTCATGGCCGAGGCCATAGAGACCGTGGCCGCCCTTTACAAGGACGGCATCATACAGAAGCCCGCAGACTATCCCTTCAATTATCCCTTCCTCCTCACCTTCATGCATACGGGAGGATCGGAAGGCAACAAGGACCCGAACAGGCTCTCTTACATCGATCAGGTCCTCTGCCAGATGTACATGAAGCACCGCATGAGGACCTATCAGGCCTTCTTCCACGTCAATCCCGACTATGCCTACTGGTATGGCTGGGAAGAGATGACCAAGGACCTTGGAGAGATCAAGGAACTTGCTAGGGCCATGCGGGCGACGCACGAAAAGCCTACGAAGAAATGA